The genomic window TAGGCCAAAATTCCGCCAAGATTGGAAGCATGCTGTCCCGCATAGCCTTCGCGAAGATCAGAAAGCATTTGTTCATTTACGGCATATGTGCCTCCCTCTATTGGTCTTAACAAACCGCCTCGACCGCATACGGCACTCAGCTTTGAAATATTAATGCCTTCGACATCAAGTGTTTCAAGAATTGTTTTCTTGCGAAATTCGTATTGAGAAATAATGTCCTCAAAAGAATTGATTATTTCAGCATCATGTCGAATTATTTTTTCTAAAACGGGCATCTCATTATCGAAAACTCCTATTTTCGTTGATGTAGAACCAGGATTGATCACGAGCATCCGATATTTTTTTTCTTGCAACGTCGCAACCTCCAATTAAAAAGAACATACACTGTATGATTTGAAAAAAATATCATTTATTCCTCTTTAAAGTATTATTAATTAAATAAGGAAGGACGCTGAAATCTCATCCAGCGTTTTTCCAATGAAACTTTTATTTACGGCGGCTTAATATATGATGGCCGTTTTGCAGAAATTGACTGCGTGAATTACGCACTCTTTCAATACGCTCTTCTGCCATGCGGTCGGCTGCCCTGTAAGTTGGAATCCCATCACGTTTTGCAATTTCAATGACTCTTTCAATATTGTTGTAGATCGTTTCTACTTTTTTCATCGCACGGTCACGATTGTAGCCGTAAAGCTCATCGGCCACATTGATTACTCCGCCGGCATTGATAACATAATCAGGAGCATAGATAATACCCATTTCGTGAATGATATCTCCATGGCGAGTATCTTTTAATTGGTTATTCGCTGCACCCGCAATAACTTTTGCTTTAATTTGGGGAATTGTTTCATCGTTAATGACGCCGCCAAGAGCACACGGCGAATAAATATGACATTCAACTCCATAAATTTCATTTGGATCAACTGCTTTGGCGCCAAATTCTTCGACTGCACGCTGAACAGCTTCTTTGTTAATATCAGTCACGATTAATTGAGCGCCTTCTTCGTGAAGGTGGAGGCACAGGTTATATGCGACGTTTCCAACTCCTTGAACAGCAATTACTTTTCCTTCTAATGAATCTGTTCCAA from Bacillus methanolicus includes these protein-coding regions:
- the bcd gene encoding branched-chain amino acid dehydrogenase, which codes for MEIFEYLEKYDYEQLVFCQDKQSGLKAIIAIHDTTLGPALGGTRMWTYDSEEEAIEDALRLARGMTYKNAAAGLNLGGGKTVIIGDPRKDKNEEMFRAFGRYIQGLNGRYITAEDVGTTVADMDLIHEETDYVTGISPAFGSSGNPSPVTAYGVYRGMKAAAKEAFGTDSLEGKVIAVQGVGNVAYNLCLHLHEEGAQLIVTDINKEAVQRAVEEFGAKAVDPNEIYGVECHIYSPCALGGVINDETIPQIKAKVIAGAANNQLKDTRHGDIIHEMGIIYAPDYVINAGGVINVADELYGYNRDRAMKKVETIYNNIERVIEIAKRDGIPTYRAADRMAEERIERVRNSRSQFLQNGHHILSRRK